The following are encoded together in the Ictidomys tridecemlineatus isolate mIctTri1 chromosome X, mIctTri1.hap1, whole genome shotgun sequence genome:
- the Rtl5 gene encoding retrotransposon Gag-like protein 5 — protein MSEAAGNLNSLRMANVALREELNALRGENANLGLQLGRALAEVNSLRGNVSSYVRWPVPIVPLIAEENFEFPLNEIDAIPEGEGPFLWPPQRTDPEFVSDDLLINVIQDYSNPHGVSDPPLPPSPPPPEQPSPPASKEPPPQQQQQQQQQQQQQQPQPQPQPQPQSQPQTHPQPQAQPQPQPQPQPLLPPLERPNIRLFSGDPVYLAEFLMQLETFIADHEDHFPGGAERVAFLISFFTGEARDWAISVTQEGSSLHANFPRFLDEIRKEFRGPIPPRVAKKAIRKLKQGNCTLGSYADAFQFLAQFLSWDDCRLQNQFLKGLSEYFRKELLWSTEMADLDELILECVEIERKVRIPKPIKLPGVRNVVPPFAPTPDEEDIIDEQRYHEDDEDGICRHSSSLKDQDIRAFGQEVIEEEKEKKMREEEKMREEEKMREEEKMRKEEKMRKEEEEMKKEKENEEEDEDNDDDDDDDEDDDDDEEDEDENEEGEEDEEEKEEEEEEEMKQKEEEEMKKNEDDDENKDEEEDEIEVGSQEPEQEPEQEQERVPLFEEMFGEMGHEHHHHHHIHHHHNGIHVIEELMEMEEPVLVDTSTQTISTTIGYHAENFLGASPPIIQPSRRRNQNRVPLLEGLPGTNSPFYSSPPLIRRAGRLGQRQIRRRPPVLFRLTPRQGGHRAARGRIRV, from the coding sequence ATGTCCGAGGCGGCAGGAAATCTCAATAGCCTCCGCATGGCGAATGTGGCCCTGCGAGAAGAATTAAATGCCCTTCGCGGGGAGAATGCCAATTTGGGCCTTCAGCTGGGAAGAGCCCTGGCCGAGGTTAATTCCTTGCGGGGCAATGTCTCCAGCTACGTCCGCTGGCCAGTGCCCATAGTACCCCTTATTGCCGAGGAGAACTTTGAGTTCCCGCTCAATGAGATCGACGCCATTCCCGAGGGAGAGGGGCCCTTCTTGTGGCCTCCCCAACGCACAGATCCCGAGTTTGTCTCGGATGATCTTTTGATTAACGTGATCCAGGACTACAGCAACCCCCACGGGGTCAGTGATCCTCCTCTGCCGCCTAGCCCACCCCCGCCGGAGCAGCCCTCACCCCCAGCGTCAAAGGAGCCGCccccgcagcagcagcagcagcagcagcagcagcagcagcagcagcagccgcaGCCGCAGCCGCAGCCGCAGCCCCAGTCGCAGCCACAGACCCATCCCCAGCCGCAGgcgcagccccagccccagccccagccccagccccttctgcCACCATTGGAGAGACCTAACATACGGCTCTTTTCTGGCGATCCAGTCTACCtggctgaattcctgatgcagcTAGAGACCTTCATAGCTGACCATGAGGATCATTTCCCTGGGGGTGCTGAGCGGGTGGCCTTTCTGATCTCCTTTTTCACTGGTGAAGCGAGGGACTGGGCCATCTCTGTCACCCAGGAAGGAAGCTCCCTGCATGCCAACTTCCCGCGCTTCCTGGATGAAATCCGTAAGGAATTCCGTGGCCCCATACCCCCACGAGTGGCTAAAAAGGCCATCCGAAAGCTCAAGCAGGGAAACTGTACCCTGGGCAGCTATGCAGATGCTTTTCAGTTCCTGGCCCAATTCTTGTCTTGGGATGACTGCCGCCTCCAAAATCAGTTCCTCAAAGGCCTGTCGGAATATTTCCGAAAGGAGCTCTTATGGTCAACTGAAATGGCCGACCTGGATGAGCTGATTCTTGAGTGTGTGGAGATAGAAAGAAAAGTGCGCATCCCCAAGCCAATCAAGCTCCCTGGGGTGCGCAATGTCGTCCCTCCTTTTGCTCCCACCCCTGATGAGGAAGATATTATTGATGAACAGCGCTACCATGAGGATGATGAAGATGGGATATGCAGACACAGCTCTTCCCTGAAGGACCAAGACATAAGGGCTTTTGGGCAAGAGGTgatagaggaggagaaggagaagaagatgagggaggaggagaagatgagggaggaggagaagatgagggaggaggagaagatgaggaaggaggagaagatgaggaaggaagaggaagaaatgaaaaaggagaaagagaatgaggaagAGGACGAGGACAATGACGacgacgatgatgatgatgaagatgatgatgatgatgaggaggatgaGGATGAAAATGAGGAGGgtgaggaagatgaggaggagaaggaagaggaggaggaagaggagatgaaacagaaagaggaggaggagatgaagaagAATGAGGATGACGATGAGAATAAGGATGAGGAAGAAGATGAAATTGAGGTGGGGAGCCAGGAACCAGAGCAGGAGCCAGAACAGGAGCAAGAGAGGGTGCCATTGTTTGAGGAGATGTTTGGTGAGATGGGCCATgagcaccaccatcaccaccacatccaccaccaccacaatgGGATCCATGTGATAGAAGAACTGATGGAGATGGAGGAGCCTGTTCTTGTTGACACTTCAACCCAGACGATTAGCACAACCATTGGCTACCATGCTGAGAATTTCCTGGGTGCATCACCTCCCATAATACAGCCCAGCAGACGGAGGAACCAGAATCGAGTCCCACTTCTGGAGGGCCTTCCAGGTACCAATTCACCATTCTACAGCTCCCCACCACTGATTCGCCGTGCCGGTCGCTTGGGGCAACGCCAAATTCGAAGACGTCCCCCGGTGCTATTCCGCCTTACTCCGAGACAGGGGGGCCACCGAGCTGCTCGTGGCCGAATTCGCGTGTGA